The sequence below is a genomic window from Mycobacterium sp. ITM-2016-00316.
CGCCATGGGCTGCAACGGGATTGGGCGTCCTTCGCCGATGCGTGGCGGGCCGGCTACGCCCCGGCCATGGACCGGGTGCGCCGGGGCGCGTTGCCCTGGACGCGCATCGACGATCTGCACCGCGAAATCCTGGCCGGTCTGCTCGAGGGTGTCCCGGTCGGCGAGGCCGAGCTCGACGACCTCAACCGGGCCTGGCACCGACTGCCCCCGTGGTCGGACGCGGTCTCCGGCCTGCACCGCCTGAAGCAGCGCTTCGTCATCACCACGCTGTCCAACGGCAACGTCTCGCTACTCACGCACATGGCCAAGAACGCCGGATTGCCATGGGACTGTGTCATCTCCGCCGAGCTGTTCGGCCATTACAAACCCGACCCCGAGGCCTATCTCGGCTGCGCCCGACTGCTCGATGTGGCACCTGAGGAGCTCATGCTCGTTGCCACCCACCCGAGCGATCTGCGGGCGGCGCGGGCCTGTGGCCTGCGCACCGGCTACGTCGTGCGCCCGCTCGAGCACGGCCCCGGCCATCGGCTGCCGAAAGTCACCGACGGTGAGTTCGAGCTTGTCGCGCAGGATTTCGTCGACCTGGCCCGACAGCTCGGCGCGTAGACCGTAGATTCAGGGGGTGAGCACCCTCGGGATCGTCCTGGTCGCGCTGGCCATCGCCGTCGGGCTGGCCGGCATCGTGATCCCGATCCTGCCCGGCGGACTGCTGGTGATGGCGTCGATCGGGGTGTGGGCCTACGTCGAGGGTTCGACCACGTCCTGGGTGACATTCGGTATCGCGGCGGCGTTCTTCGTCATCGCCGAGGTGATCAAGTACACCTGGCCCGTCCAGCGGATGCGCCGTGCAGAGGTCCGAACATCGGTGCTGGTGATCGGTGCAGTGGCCGGTATCGTCGGCTTCTTCGTCATTCCCGTCATCGGTCTGCTCATCGGATTCGTGCTCGGGGTGTTCGCCGCCGAACTGGCAATGCGACGTGACACCACCCGCGCGTGGGCCTCGACGGTGCACGCACTCAAGGGTGTGGCGCTGTCGGTCGGTGTGGAGCTGACCGGCGCGCTGCTGGCCACGGTCACCTGGGTCGTCGGCGTCCTCGTCAGCTAGTGAGGGACGTACGCAGCCGGGCCAGATCCGCCTCGGTCACCCCGGCGGCCTCCAGGAAACCGCCCACCGATCCGTAGAGCTCGTCGACCTTGCGGCCGGCCGCCTCAAGGTACTCCGCCCGAACACCGAGCACGGCATCGGTGAGCCGCGCCTCGGCGAAGGTCAGCACCTCGGGTGCCTCGCCGGCGCGGGCCCTCACCGATTCCATGATGCTCATCCGCAGCGGGTCGATCGCGTCATTGCTGCGCAGGAAGTCGGTCAGGATCGCATCCCGCGGCACGCCGACGGCCTCCAGCACGGTGGCGACGGTGAACCCGGTGCGGTCCTTGCCGGCGAAACAGTGCGCGATGACCGGCCTGCCGTCGGCCAGCAGCGAGATCACCTGGCGCACGGCCACCTGCGCGCCGGTCAGCGACGGGAACTCCTCGTACACCTCGGTCATGTACCGCTTGGCGGACTCGGCGACGTCCTCACCGTCGGGGGACTCCGACATCACCCGCTGGAACGTGGCCTCGTGCGGTGCGTCCTGCTCGGAGTCGTCCTCGAAGTGGAACGGCAAGTGGTGCAAGGAAATGCTCGCCGGCACCTGGCCGGGGCCGCGGCGTTCCAGCTCGCGCCGCGAGCGCAGGTCGGCGACATCGTTGATGCCGAGTGCGAGCAGCGCGGCCTGTCCCTCGTCGGTGAGGCGGCTCAGTTCGCTGGACCTGAACAGCAGGCCGGGCCGGATGCCGGCGGACTCGGCAACATCGCGAAAGTTCCACGCTCCCGCCAGCATCGCGGTCATCGTCCGGTGACCGCCGCGGCGAAAGGGCTCTTTTCTTTGCCGAGTTCGGCGCGGGCGATGGTGCGCATGTGCACCTCGTCGGGCCCGTCGAACAGCCGCATCGCGCGGTGCCAGCCGTACAGGCGGGCCAGTGGGAAGTCGTCGGAGACCCCGGCGCCGCCGTGCACCTGGATGGCCCGGTCGATGACGTCGCACGCGATCTGCGGGGCGACGGACTTGATCTGGGAGACCAGCACGTGGGCTGCCTTGTTGCCCTCCTGGTCGATGGTCCAGGC
It includes:
- a CDS encoding haloacid dehalogenase type II → MDAPRALAFDVFGTVVDWRSGIIAELQSFGARHGLQRDWASFADAWRAGYAPAMDRVRRGALPWTRIDDLHREILAGLLEGVPVGEAELDDLNRAWHRLPPWSDAVSGLHRLKQRFVITTLSNGNVSLLTHMAKNAGLPWDCVISAELFGHYKPDPEAYLGCARLLDVAPEELMLVATHPSDLRAARACGLRTGYVVRPLEHGPGHRLPKVTDGEFELVAQDFVDLARQLGA
- a CDS encoding DUF456 domain-containing protein, which translates into the protein MSTLGIVLVALAIAVGLAGIVIPILPGGLLVMASIGVWAYVEGSTTSWVTFGIAAAFFVIAEVIKYTWPVQRMRRAEVRTSVLVIGAVAGIVGFFVIPVIGLLIGFVLGVFAAELAMRRDTTRAWASTVHALKGVALSVGVELTGALLATVTWVVGVLVS
- a CDS encoding tyrosine-protein phosphatase, with the protein product MTAMLAGAWNFRDVAESAGIRPGLLFRSSELSRLTDEGQAALLALGINDVADLRSRRELERRGPGQVPASISLHHLPFHFEDDSEQDAPHEATFQRVMSESPDGEDVAESAKRYMTEVYEEFPSLTGAQVAVRQVISLLADGRPVIAHCFAGKDRTGFTVATVLEAVGVPRDAILTDFLRSNDAIDPLRMSIMESVRARAGEAPEVLTFAEARLTDAVLGVRAEYLEAAGRKVDELYGSVGGFLEAAGVTEADLARLRTSLTS